In the genome of Apodemus sylvaticus chromosome 2, mApoSyl1.1, whole genome shotgun sequence, one region contains:
- the Casp2 gene encoding caspase-2 isoform X2, whose protein sequence is MAAPSGRSQSFLHRKGLMAADRRSRILAVCGMHPDHQETLKKNRVVLAKQLLLSELLEHLLEKDIITLEMRELIQAKGGSFSQNVELLNLLPKRGPQAFDAFCEALRETRQGHLEDLLLTTLSDIQHVLPPLGCDYDTSLPFSVCESCPQKQPRLSTDSIEHSLDNGDGPPCLQVKPCTPEFYQAHYQLAYRLQSQPRGLALVLSNVHFTGEKDLEFRSGGDVDHTTLVTLFKLLGYDVHVLHDQTAQEMQEKLGKFAQLPEHRVTDSCIVALLSHGVEGGIYGVDGKLLQLQEVFRLFDNANCPSLQNKPKMFFIQACRGGAIGSPGHLLLFTAATASLAL, encoded by the exons GATTTTGGCAGTGTGTGGAATGCATCCTGACCATCAGGAAACTCTGAAAAAGAATCGAGTGGTGCTGGCCAAACAGCTGCTGCTGAGCGAACTGTTAGAACATCTCCTAGAAAAGGACATTATCACTTTGGAAATGAGGGAGCTCATCCAG GCCAAAGGGGGCAGTTTCAGCCAGAATGTGGAACTCCTTAACCTGCTGCCAAAGAGAGGACCCCAGGCTTTTGATGCCTTCTGTGAAGCCCTGCGGGAGACCAGGCAGGGTCACTTGGAAGACTTACTGCTCACAACCCTCTCAGATATTCAACACGTCCTCCCACCG TTGGGCTGTGACTATGACACAAGTCTCCCTTTCTCCGTGTGTGAGTCCTGCCCTCAAAAGCAGCCCCGCCTATCCACAG ATTCTATAGAACACTCCTTAGATAATGGTGATGGTCCTCCCTGTCTTCAGGTGAAGCCATGCACTCCTGAGTTTTACCAGGCACATTACCAGCTG GCCTATAGGTTGCAGTCTCAGCCTCGTGGCTTGGCACTGGTATTGAGTAATGTGCACTTCACTGGAGAGAAAGACCTAGAATTTCGCTCTGGAGGAGATGTGGACCACACCACTCTAGTCACTCTCTTCAAGCTTTTGGGCTACGATGTCCATGTGCTGCATGACCAGACTGCACAG GAAATGCAAGAGAAACTTGGGAAGTTTGCACAGTTACCTGAACATCGGGTCACAGACTCCTGCATAGTGGCACTCCTCTCACACGGTGTGGAAGGTGGCATCTACGGTGTGGATGGCAAACTGCTTCAG CTCCAAGAGGTTTTCCGGCTTTTTGACAATGCTAACTGTCCAAGTCTACAGAACAAGCCAAAAATGTTCTTCATCCAAGCATGTCGTGGAG GTGCTATTGGATCCCCTGGGCACCTCCTTCTGTTCACTGCTGCCACCGCCTCTCTTGCTCT ATGA
- the Casp2 gene encoding caspase-2 isoform X1, with protein sequence MAAPSGRSQSFLHRKGLMAADRRSRILAVCGMHPDHQETLKKNRVVLAKQLLLSELLEHLLEKDIITLEMRELIQAKGGSFSQNVELLNLLPKRGPQAFDAFCEALRETRQGHLEDLLLTTLSDIQHVLPPLGCDYDTSLPFSVCESCPQKQPRLSTDSIEHSLDNGDGPPCLQVKPCTPEFYQAHYQLAYRLQSQPRGLALVLSNVHFTGEKDLEFRSGGDVDHTTLVTLFKLLGYDVHVLHDQTAQEMQEKLGKFAQLPEHRVTDSCIVALLSHGVEGGIYGVDGKLLQLQEVFRLFDNANCPSLQNKPKMFFIQACRGDETDRGVDQQDGKSHSQSPGCEESDAGKEGLMKMRLPTRSDMICGYACLKGNAAMRNTKRGSWYIEALTQVFSERACDMHVADMLVKVNALIKEREGYAPGTEFHRCKEMSEYCSTLCRQLYLFPGYPPT encoded by the exons GATTTTGGCAGTGTGTGGAATGCATCCTGACCATCAGGAAACTCTGAAAAAGAATCGAGTGGTGCTGGCCAAACAGCTGCTGCTGAGCGAACTGTTAGAACATCTCCTAGAAAAGGACATTATCACTTTGGAAATGAGGGAGCTCATCCAG GCCAAAGGGGGCAGTTTCAGCCAGAATGTGGAACTCCTTAACCTGCTGCCAAAGAGAGGACCCCAGGCTTTTGATGCCTTCTGTGAAGCCCTGCGGGAGACCAGGCAGGGTCACTTGGAAGACTTACTGCTCACAACCCTCTCAGATATTCAACACGTCCTCCCACCG TTGGGCTGTGACTATGACACAAGTCTCCCTTTCTCCGTGTGTGAGTCCTGCCCTCAAAAGCAGCCCCGCCTATCCACAG ATTCTATAGAACACTCCTTAGATAATGGTGATGGTCCTCCCTGTCTTCAGGTGAAGCCATGCACTCCTGAGTTTTACCAGGCACATTACCAGCTG GCCTATAGGTTGCAGTCTCAGCCTCGTGGCTTGGCACTGGTATTGAGTAATGTGCACTTCACTGGAGAGAAAGACCTAGAATTTCGCTCTGGAGGAGATGTGGACCACACCACTCTAGTCACTCTCTTCAAGCTTTTGGGCTACGATGTCCATGTGCTGCATGACCAGACTGCACAG GAAATGCAAGAGAAACTTGGGAAGTTTGCACAGTTACCTGAACATCGGGTCACAGACTCCTGCATAGTGGCACTCCTCTCACACGGTGTGGAAGGTGGCATCTACGGTGTGGATGGCAAACTGCTTCAG CTCCAAGAGGTTTTCCGGCTTTTTGACAATGCTAACTGTCCAAGTCTACAGAACAAGCCAAAAATGTTCTTCATCCAAGCATGTCGTGGAG ATGAGACAGATAGAGGGGTTGACCAGCAAGATGGAAAGAGCCATTCACAATCCCCTGGGTGTGAGGAGAGTGATGCTGGGAAAGAGGGCTTGATGAAGATGAGACTGCCTACTCGGTCGGACATGATATGTGGCTACGCTTGCCTTAAAG GCAATGCTGCCATGCGGAACACCAAACGGGGTTCCTGGTACATTGAGGCCCTCACGCAGGTGTTCTCTGAAAGAGCTTGTGACATGCATGTGGCCGACATGCTTGTTAAG GTGAATGCCCTTATCAAGGAGCGTGAAGGCTACGCCCCTGGCACAGAATTCCACCGATGCAAGGAGATGTCTGAGTACTGTAGTACTCTGTGCCGGCAGCTCTACCTGTTCCCAGGCTACCCGCCCACGTGA
- the Casp2 gene encoding caspase-2 isoform X3 produces the protein MAAPSGRSQSFLHRKGLMAADRRSRILAVCGMHPDHQETLKKNRVVLAKQLLLSELLEHLLEKDIITLEMRELIQAKGGSFSQNVELLNLLPKRGPQAFDAFCEALRETRQGHLEDLLLTTLSDIQHVLPPLGCDYDTSLPFSVCESCPQKQPRLSTDSIEHSLDNGDGPPCLQVKPCTPEFYQAHYQLAYRLQSQPRGLALVLSNVHFTGEKDLEFRSGGDVDHTTLVTLFKLLGYDVHVLHDQTAQEMQEKLGKFAQLPEHRVTDSCIVALLSHGVEGGIYGVDGKLLQTKY, from the exons GATTTTGGCAGTGTGTGGAATGCATCCTGACCATCAGGAAACTCTGAAAAAGAATCGAGTGGTGCTGGCCAAACAGCTGCTGCTGAGCGAACTGTTAGAACATCTCCTAGAAAAGGACATTATCACTTTGGAAATGAGGGAGCTCATCCAG GCCAAAGGGGGCAGTTTCAGCCAGAATGTGGAACTCCTTAACCTGCTGCCAAAGAGAGGACCCCAGGCTTTTGATGCCTTCTGTGAAGCCCTGCGGGAGACCAGGCAGGGTCACTTGGAAGACTTACTGCTCACAACCCTCTCAGATATTCAACACGTCCTCCCACCG TTGGGCTGTGACTATGACACAAGTCTCCCTTTCTCCGTGTGTGAGTCCTGCCCTCAAAAGCAGCCCCGCCTATCCACAG ATTCTATAGAACACTCCTTAGATAATGGTGATGGTCCTCCCTGTCTTCAGGTGAAGCCATGCACTCCTGAGTTTTACCAGGCACATTACCAGCTG GCCTATAGGTTGCAGTCTCAGCCTCGTGGCTTGGCACTGGTATTGAGTAATGTGCACTTCACTGGAGAGAAAGACCTAGAATTTCGCTCTGGAGGAGATGTGGACCACACCACTCTAGTCACTCTCTTCAAGCTTTTGGGCTACGATGTCCATGTGCTGCATGACCAGACTGCACAG GAAATGCAAGAGAAACTTGGGAAGTTTGCACAGTTACCTGAACATCGGGTCACAGACTCCTGCATAGTGGCACTCCTCTCACACGGTGTGGAAGGTGGCATCTACGGTGTGGATGGCAAACTGCTTCAG ACCAAATACTGA